GTCGGGCTGCCCCAGCGCCTTTTCCAGCGCGACGAGTTCGGCCTCCATCGCGCGTCCCGCAAAGGCGGGCAGCCTGTGCGCCAGCCCCTCGGTCGAGGCGTGCGCGCGGTGCGCCGCGGAAAAGGCATCGTTGACGTAGAGGTCGCCGAGCGCGGCGAAGCGATCGACCACCGCGGCGTCGTTCTTCTCCTCGCCCCCGAAGAAGCGGGTGTTCTCCAGCACCGCGATGTCGCCCGGCTGCATCGTCGCGACCGCGTCCGCGGCGCCCTCCCAGTCGACGAAGCGCACCGGGCGGCCCAGTACCGCCTCGTAGGGCTTCACGATGGGAGCGAGCGACATGTCCGGGTCGGGCACGCCCTTGGGACGGCCGAAGTGCGCGAGGACGAGCACGATCGCGCCCTTGTCCGACAGCTCGGCGACGGTGGCGACGGTGGCGCGCAGGCGGGTGTCGTCGGTAACGCGGCCGTCGGCCAGCGGCACGTTCAGATCCTCGCGCACCAGCACGCGGCGGCCGTGGACGTCACCGATATCGTCTAGCGTACGGAAGGACTTGGTCATGATTCCTCGATCCTGATAGCATCGTTGATCGCGATCCAGCCGCCGTGGATCACCTGAGCGCACGCACCCCCGCGCCAGTCGGCCAGCAGCGCTGCCTTGAGCCCGGGGGCCAGCGCCTCCATCCGCTCGCACGGGTCGGTCTCGCGCGTCACCTCCAGCACCACGTCGGCGCCGATGCGCAGGCGGACGCCGGCCGTCTGCGGCAGGTCGAGGCCGTCGACCAGCAGGTTGGCGCGCCGCTCCTCCCAGCCGATCGTATGGCCGACCTCCGCCATCGCCGCGTCCCAGTCGCCACGCTCGATCAGCGTGACCTGCCGCTTGTACGGCTTGCGCTTCATCGCGCCGCGGAAATCGCCGTGGATGCCGCCCTCGGGCGACACCCCGACCCGGTCGACGAGCTCCATCGGCGCCTTGGGAAAGGCGTGGCGCGCGATACCGATCAGGGTGCCCGCGCTCACTTTCGTGCGCCATGGTCGCGGTTGCGGGGCGAGTGCGGTGGCTGTGCTTCGACTACGCTCAGCACGAACGGGGGTTGGAACGCCACGCCATTGCGGTCCCGAAGCAAGAGGACGCCGCCCCTCACCGCAGTGCCCCCCCGAACGCGGTCGACGGACACGCGCTGTGGCCGTGCTTCGACTTCGCTCCGCACGAACGGGGGTAGCGACGCTTCACCATTGGGGCCGCGGACCAGGAGGAGGCCGCCCCTCACCCCCGTTCGCCCTGAGCGCAGTCGAAGGGCACGCACGACGGCTGCGCCTCGACCTTGCCCAAAACGAACGGAGGCTGGCGCATCAGCCCAGCTTGGCCATCGCGGTCGCGGTGTCGACCATGCGGTTGGAGAAGCCCCATTCGTTGTCGTACCAGCTCACGACGCGCACCAGCTTGCCGTCGATCACCGCGGTCTCCAGGCTGTCGACGGTCGATGAGAACGGCGTGTGGACGATGTCGATCGAGACCAGCGGCTCGTCCGAATATTCCAGCACGCCCTTCATCGGCCCCTCGGCCGCAGCCTTCAGCAGCGCGTTGACCTCTTCCTTCGTCGTGTCGCGCGAGGGCGTGAAGGTCAGGTCGACCAGGCTGCCGTCCGGGGTCGGCACCCGCACCGCGGAACCGTCCAGCTTGCCCTTCA
The sequence above is drawn from the Sphingomonas adhaesiva genome and encodes:
- a CDS encoding MOSC domain-containing protein, with translation MELVDRVGVSPEGGIHGDFRGAMKRKPYKRQVTLIERGDWDAAMAEVGHTIGWEERRANLLVDGLDLPQTAGVRLRIGADVVLEVTRETDPCERMEALAPGLKAALLADWRGGACAQVIHGGWIAINDAIRIEES